A region from the Tachyglossus aculeatus isolate mTacAcu1 unplaced genomic scaffold, mTacAcu1.pri scaffold_108_arrow_ctg1, whole genome shotgun sequence genome encodes:
- the LOC119922532 gene encoding normal mucosa of esophagus-specific gene 1 protein-like, whose translation MGIFQILMKKKELIPLATIVTIAGLGAICVSVYSLFKTAVIFNRSKNTEPWENVDPNQPKKLLSINQQWKPIEELQKVRRLTK comes from the exons ATGGGCATTTTCCAAATcctgatgaagaagaaagag CTCATCCCGCTGGCCACCATCGTCACCATCGCCGGGTTGGGAGCCATCTGCGTGTCCGTGTACTCTCTCTTCAAGACGGCCGTCAT CTTCAACAGGTCCAAAAATACAGAGCCATGGGAGAACGTGGATCCTAACCAGCCTAAAAAG TTACTCTCGATTAACCAACAGTGGAAACCCATAGAGGAACTGCAGAAGGTGAGAAGGCTGACCAAGTGA